A single Cryptococcus deuterogattii R265 chromosome 2, complete sequence DNA region contains:
- a CDS encoding cyanate hydratase has protein sequence MFNLPYHCKALLTAKQERGLTFDDVAKAINKPEVWTTALFYGQATTDSNTAEAILKALGGEQHWANHNDKLEPGQEKIDVKRVLNGLSGNGEENMGVKGMITRGATFEVPPKDPVLYRLYEVLVVYGYSYKALIYEKFGDGIMSAIDFRTSLERKKDPKGDRVVITLDGKFLPYSEPSAWGTQ, from the exons ATGTTCAACCTTCCATACCACTGCAAGGCCTTACTTACTGCTAAACAAGAGAGGGGCTTAACTTTCGACGATGTCGCTAAAGCCATCAATAAGCCTGAAGTATGGACTACTGCTCTCTTTTATGGTCAAGCAACTACCGATAGCAATACGGCCGAAGCTATCTTGAAGGCTTTAGGAGGCGAGCAGCACTGGGCCAATCATAATGATAAGTTGGAACCCGGTCAGGAAAAGATTGATGTCAAGAGGGTACTGAATGGGTTATCCGGCAATGGTGAAGAAAATATGGGCGTGAAGGGCATGATCACGCGAGGCGCAACTTTTGAGGTTCCTCCCAAG GACCCGGTACTCTACAGGCTTTACGAAGTGCTGGTTGTTTATGGCTACTCTTACAAAGCTCTTATCTATGAAAAG TTCGGTGACGGCATTATGTCAGCCATAG ATTTTCGTACTTCTCTAGAACGCAAGAAGGATCCCAAGGGGGATCGTGTTGTGATCACATTGGATGGCAAG TTTCTTCCTTACTCTGAGCCTTCTGCTTGGGGTACACAATAA
- a CDS encoding co-chaperone, producing the protein MKGSLLVALPIFFLSLSSQVFGEPSAPSAAQIVQGANRLLAEGSYSAAARAYGEAIELDPTAHANYYKRATAYLSMGRHNAALDDFEQILKINPGFVQAHYQRAKILAKEGDFAKAQYELKAYIRTKSDSEAQELLHLITVGEAAEKSALQASEKGRWQVCVDHSTKALEVGPNSERLRRLRVNCATELGDVNMVYGDLSRLASLDPSTTYLPLQLSSIAYFIRASSQATAHIKQCLHFDPDSKPCKAVHKTIRSLEKDVARVRNFIESGSYRQAIKILDGDDGLLIRFEKALDDATKPKDGLPPYLAPQFHPKENSQMRLDLYALACKASVMANDFGVKGASWCEETMSMNEENVDSWISRGERLLKVEKWEEAMRTMEKAFDLSGRSQEILPRVQKAQRLLKQSKQKDYYKVLGVPRDADERAIKKAFRKAAKLAHPDVGGSEEKMAALNEAYEVLSNTELRQRYDNGDDPNDPTGGQQHNPFAHHGGGMPFQFFQQGGGFQGFHQGFPGGGQKMHFQWN; encoded by the exons ATGAAAGGTTCTCTTCTGGTTGCCTTACCTAtattttttctctctttatCCTCCCAGGTTTTTGGCGAGCCATCCGCTCCATCAGCAGCTCAGATCGTTCAAGGTGCCAATCGTTTATTAGCTGAAGGGTCTTATTCCGCCGCTGCCAGAGCTTATGGGGAGGCTATAG AGCTTGACCCGACAGCACATGCCAACTATTATAAACGTGCCACAGCATACCTATCAATGGGTCGTCACAACGCAGCCCTGGATGACTTCGAACAAATTCTCAAGATAAACCCGGGGTTTGTGCAA GCGCATTACCAAAGAGCAAAAATCTTGGCTAAAGAAGGGGACTTTGCCAAAGCGCAATATGAACTCAAGGCTTATATTCGGACCAAAAGCGATTCCGAAGCCCAAGAACTG TTGCATCTCATCACGGTCGGTGAAGCTGCTGAGAAATCGGCACTGCAAGCATCTGAAAAGGGAAGGTGGCAAGTATGCGTCGATCACTCGACAAAGGCTTTGGAAGTCGGACCCAATTCGGAGAGGCTGAGACGGTTGAGAGTAAATTGTGCCACCGAGTTGGGAGACGTAAATATGGTATATGGGGATTTGAG CCGATTGGCATCGTTAGACCCGTCGACGACTTATTTGCCGCTACAACTCTCCAGTATAGCCTACTTTATCCGGGCATCTTCCCAAGCAACGGCTCATATAAAGCAATGTCTTCACTTTGATCCCGATTCCAAACCCTGCAAAGCCGTACACAAGACCATTAGAAGTCTTGAGAAAGATGTTGCCAGAGTGCGGAACTTCATTGAAAGCGGCTCTTACCGCCAGGCGATCAAGATTCTGGATGGAGATGACGGCTTGCTGATCCGCTTTGAGAAGGCCCTGGATGACGCGACAAAACCAAAAGATGGGTTACCGCCTTATCTCGCCCCTCAATTCCATCCAAAAGAGAACAGCCAGATGAGGCTGGACCTTTATGCTCTCGCATGTAAAGCCTCCGTCATGGCTAATGACTTCGGAGTGAAAGGTGCATCCTGGTGTGAGGAGACAATGAGCATGAACGAGGAGAATGTGGATAGCTGGATTTCCAGGGGTGAAAGGCTGCTGAAAGTTGAAAAGTGGGAAGAGGCTATGCGAACGATGGAAAAGGCTTTTGATCTTTCGGGAAGAAGCCAAGAG ATTCTCCCTCGAGTACAGAAAGCACAACGTTTGCTCAAGCAATCTAAGCAGAAGGACTATTACAAAGTTCTTGGTGTTCCTAGAGACGCAGATGAAAGGGCAATCAAAAAGGCTTT CCGAAAGGCAGCGAAACTTGCCCATCCGGATGTTGGAGGGtctgaagaaaagatggcGGCCTTGAATGAGGCTTACGAAGTACTATCTAATACAG AGCTTCGACAACGCTATGACAATGGCGATGATCCAAATGACCCAACAGGCGGACAGCAACACAACCCATTTGCTCACCACGGCGGTGGTATGCCattccaattcttccagCAGGGTGGCGGATTCCAAGGATTTCACCAAGGTTTCCCAGGCGGCGGACAGAAGATGCACTTCCAATGGAACTAA